One Candidatus Limnocylindrales bacterium genomic window carries:
- a CDS encoding TPM domain-containing protein, with amino-acid sequence MSILVALAAAPAHAARVTGPGASAEAPSSGTPAIPALSGPVVDEADVMEAQEEAALERLAIDVKERTGAEIAVLTVATTAPLDDFSYGMKVVEAWRLGSKERDDGLLLLIAVNDRRARFFTGYGLEGVLPDGRTGAILDAAVVPRFRSGDFGGGVIAGMREVSRILLSEYDHGTVKRAQRARGRQTGLLGLLPLLFLIGMIMLTTRGRRRRYHPIFWGGGFGGPMGGGFGGGFGGGGGFGGFGGGGGGFGGGGAGRGW; translated from the coding sequence GTGTCCATTCTCGTGGCACTGGCGGCAGCGCCGGCGCACGCCGCGCGCGTCACCGGCCCTGGCGCATCCGCGGAGGCACCCTCCTCGGGCACGCCGGCCATTCCGGCGCTCTCCGGTCCGGTCGTCGACGAAGCCGACGTAATGGAGGCACAGGAGGAAGCTGCGCTGGAGCGGCTGGCGATCGACGTCAAGGAGCGTACCGGCGCCGAGATCGCGGTGCTGACCGTGGCCACGACGGCGCCGCTCGACGACTTCAGCTACGGCATGAAAGTCGTGGAAGCCTGGAGGCTCGGCAGCAAGGAACGCGACGACGGCCTTCTGCTGCTGATCGCGGTCAACGACCGCCGTGCACGCTTCTTTACCGGCTACGGCCTGGAGGGCGTCCTGCCCGACGGCCGCACCGGCGCGATCCTGGACGCGGCAGTGGTGCCGCGCTTCCGAAGCGGCGACTTCGGCGGCGGCGTGATCGCCGGCATGCGCGAGGTCTCCCGCATCCTGCTGAGCGAGTACGACCACGGCACGGTCAAGCGGGCGCAGCGTGCACGCGGCCGGCAGACCGGCTTGCTCGGCCTGCTGCCCCTGCTGTTCCTCATCGGCATGATCATGCTTACCACCAGAGGACGGCGCCGCCGCTACCATCCGATCTTCTGGGGCGGCGGCTTTGGCGGACCCATGGGCGGCGGCTTCGGCGGCGGCTTTGGTGGAGGCGGAGGTTTCGGCGGATTCGGCGGCGGCGGTGGCGGCTTCGGAGGCGGAGGCGCGGGCCGCGGTTGGTAA
- a CDS encoding response regulator — protein MRTLDAAELEREVRSRRDREVAESLPLLCLGLSVLYALYAVAHWLLLEPAIARVMLPLAAAASLINLWLAHVSREGGIGRQRPYVTATLVALSVLVNITAHFFLVRVPEQSILFILFLFACGGLVPSIRLAIALGGAAVLTWLALSWDQAGETWTTYRFAMGTAFLLSVVIARVREMQRHRGAREQILREAREEELADALAGERANQRELERLRIVLDAIRRAQTDFVMLGADRCDWDALLQPVLTAVGGRYASLSSVPTNGEPGATATLHALASSSWPQDVREFYREQCRAGLYSSAALGDVGDIERRGGLVVLDEREGLPEAFSYMAGNLPPGIAVVGSFHGKSGEAGVLLLAGIEEEISLASLRTLLAPVLTTCAALVDRADIERRRRQAEESLRRSLARLRGVVDTALDGVIIVDEKDRILEFNPAACRLFGYLREHVIGRSLTETIVPAAERETYKLGVENCLKSAKASTQGCRIELDAIRSGGTTFPVELSVSQVREGGQQLMTVYVRDISERHKVADELRAAMERAELANQEKGRFLATVSHELRTPLNALVGMSELLAETALNEAQREYVEAISVNARSLSELLSDVLDFAKIDEGRLELEHAPFDLCEVVESVALALRDQASRKGLELVLWIDPMLPAQVTGDRRAVRQILTNLVGNAIKFTSRGHVYLGAERGDAEGLRTHVRFRVSDSGPGIPLERQAHVFERFVRYIDPRQAEPEPGTGLGLSITRSLIELMGGRISLESTPGEGTTFRIDVEFASVVGAPSRYEPFAPEGARVLVVDDSAVATGALAAMIERLGFSVETEPDAYRALARIAEAPEHWMAVFADTAMPELDGVALLRVLSARCANPPPVVLVGAASVAGDVSRGEIRLAGKLSKPVRLSLLADLLASLTNVTIARPGVRKDTRDGAVAPARRILVAEDNRFNRLLAARILESAGHIVEVVGDGRAAVDAIRAGLYDLAFLDLQMPELDGFEAAAAIRDFEARFARTPVPIVALTAHAVAGFRDRCLAAGMNDYVTKPIQGRRALLEVVERWCDPRPALFLLDEATPVVDRLAAAVEQMGTHRLLSSRRTEDAGAAIHSDTVAALLIAAGRSSAAEVSVLEDLLRQARERVVPVVLIGRGPESVALSGEARPYVDLSLSVPEAAISLARALEQARDVLESARPLSRRPAPVSDNDPQVAADADSGARTGNGNGGNWSAAREAGLQSLVNRYLQEVGEEVEQVPQLASTGRMQDVRRIGHQLKGTGGGYGFARLSALGAELERAAEREDGDTVCAVARSVSEYLAEVEKGA, from the coding sequence ATGAGGACGCTCGACGCGGCCGAGCTCGAGCGCGAGGTGCGCAGCCGGCGCGATCGCGAAGTAGCCGAGTCGCTGCCGCTTCTGTGCCTGGGCCTGTCGGTTCTGTACGCGCTTTACGCGGTCGCGCACTGGCTTCTGCTCGAGCCTGCCATCGCGCGAGTCATGCTGCCGCTGGCGGCGGCCGCGTCCCTGATCAACCTGTGGCTGGCGCACGTCTCGCGCGAAGGCGGCATCGGGCGCCAGCGCCCCTACGTCACCGCTACGCTCGTCGCGCTGAGCGTGCTCGTCAACATCACCGCGCACTTCTTCCTGGTGCGCGTCCCCGAGCAGTCGATCCTGTTCATCCTGTTCCTCTTCGCGTGCGGCGGCCTCGTGCCTTCGATTCGCCTGGCCATCGCGCTCGGCGGGGCCGCGGTGCTGACGTGGCTGGCGCTGTCGTGGGATCAGGCGGGCGAGACATGGACGACCTATCGCTTCGCGATGGGGACGGCCTTCCTGCTCAGCGTCGTCATCGCACGGGTTCGCGAGATGCAGCGCCACCGCGGCGCGCGCGAGCAGATCCTTCGCGAGGCGCGCGAAGAGGAGCTCGCCGATGCGCTTGCCGGCGAGCGCGCCAACCAGCGCGAGCTCGAGCGGCTGCGCATCGTCCTCGATGCCATCCGGCGCGCGCAGACCGACTTCGTCATGCTCGGCGCCGACCGCTGCGACTGGGACGCGCTGCTGCAGCCGGTGCTGACGGCGGTGGGCGGGCGCTACGCCAGCCTCTCGAGCGTGCCCACCAATGGCGAGCCGGGCGCGACGGCGACTTTGCACGCGCTGGCGTCCTCGTCGTGGCCGCAGGACGTGCGCGAATTCTACCGCGAGCAGTGCCGCGCCGGGCTCTACTCCAGCGCCGCGCTCGGCGACGTCGGCGACATCGAGCGGCGCGGCGGCCTGGTCGTGCTCGACGAGCGCGAAGGGCTGCCGGAGGCGTTCTCGTACATGGCGGGCAATCTCCCGCCCGGCATCGCCGTGGTCGGCTCGTTCCACGGCAAGTCGGGCGAGGCCGGCGTGCTGCTGCTGGCGGGAATCGAAGAGGAGATCTCGCTGGCCTCGCTGCGCACGCTGCTGGCGCCGGTGCTGACCACGTGTGCCGCGCTGGTGGACCGGGCGGACATCGAGCGGCGCCGCCGGCAGGCCGAGGAGAGCCTGCGCCGCAGCCTGGCGCGGCTGCGCGGCGTGGTCGATACGGCCCTCGACGGCGTCATCATCGTCGACGAGAAGGATCGGATTCTCGAGTTCAATCCGGCCGCATGCCGCCTCTTCGGCTATCTGCGCGAGCACGTGATCGGGCGCTCCCTTACCGAGACGATCGTTCCGGCGGCCGAGCGCGAGACGTACAAGCTCGGAGTGGAGAACTGTCTGAAGTCCGCCAAGGCATCGACGCAGGGCTGTCGCATCGAGCTGGATGCGATCCGGTCCGGCGGCACCACGTTCCCCGTCGAGCTCAGCGTCAGCCAGGTGCGCGAAGGCGGCCAGCAGCTGATGACGGTGTACGTGCGCGACATCAGCGAGCGCCACAAGGTTGCCGACGAGCTGCGGGCGGCGATGGAGCGCGCCGAGCTGGCCAATCAGGAGAAGGGCCGGTTCCTGGCCACCGTCAGCCACGAGCTGCGCACTCCGCTCAACGCGCTGGTCGGCATGAGCGAGCTGCTGGCCGAGACGGCGCTGAACGAGGCACAGCGCGAGTACGTCGAAGCCATCAGCGTCAACGCGCGCTCGCTCTCGGAGCTGCTCAGCGACGTGCTCGACTTCGCCAAGATCGACGAAGGGCGCCTGGAGCTCGAGCATGCGCCGTTCGATCTGTGCGAGGTCGTCGAGAGCGTTGCCCTGGCGCTGCGTGATCAGGCCTCGCGCAAGGGCCTGGAGCTGGTGCTGTGGATCGATCCGATGCTGCCGGCGCAGGTCACCGGCGACCGCCGAGCCGTCCGTCAGATCCTGACCAACCTTGTGGGCAACGCCATCAAGTTCACTTCCAGGGGACACGTCTATCTCGGCGCCGAGCGCGGCGATGCCGAAGGGCTGCGCACGCACGTGCGCTTCCGCGTCAGCGACTCCGGACCCGGCATTCCGCTGGAGCGCCAGGCGCACGTGTTCGAGCGCTTCGTGCGCTACATCGATCCGCGCCAGGCCGAGCCCGAGCCCGGCACCGGCCTGGGCCTTTCCATCACCCGTTCCCTCATCGAGCTGATGGGCGGCAGGATCAGTCTCGAGAGCACGCCCGGAGAAGGAACGACGTTCCGCATCGATGTCGAGTTCGCCTCCGTGGTCGGCGCGCCCAGCCGCTACGAGCCGTTCGCGCCCGAAGGCGCGCGCGTGCTCGTCGTCGACGACAGCGCGGTGGCCACCGGTGCGCTGGCCGCGATGATCGAACGCCTCGGCTTCAGCGTCGAGACCGAGCCCGACGCGTACCGCGCGCTGGCGCGCATCGCCGAGGCGCCCGAGCACTGGATGGCGGTGTTCGCCGACACGGCCATGCCCGAGCTGGATGGCGTGGCTCTGCTGCGCGTGCTGTCGGCGCGCTGTGCCAACCCGCCGCCGGTGGTGCTGGTGGGAGCCGCGTCGGTTGCGGGCGACGTCAGCCGCGGCGAGATCCGGCTTGCGGGAAAGCTGAGCAAACCGGTGCGCCTGTCGCTGCTGGCCGATCTGCTGGCATCGCTGACCAACGTGACGATCGCGCGCCCCGGCGTCCGCAAGGACACGCGCGACGGTGCCGTGGCCCCGGCGCGGCGCATCCTGGTTGCCGAGGACAATCGCTTCAATCGACTCCTGGCCGCCCGCATCCTCGAGAGCGCAGGCCACATCGTCGAGGTTGTCGGCGACGGACGAGCGGCGGTCGACGCGATCCGCGCCGGACTGTACGACCTCGCGTTCCTCGATCTTCAGATGCCCGAGCTCGACGGCTTCGAAGCGGCTGCGGCGATCCGCGACTTCGAGGCGCGCTTTGCCCGCACTCCGGTTCCCATCGTCGCGCTGACGGCGCATGCCGTGGCCGGCTTTCGCGACCGCTGCCTGGCCGCCGGCATGAACGACTACGTCACCAAGCCGATCCAGGGCCGTCGCGCGCTGCTCGAAGTGGTCGAGCGCTGGTGCGACCCGCGTCCGGCCTTGTTCCTGCTCGACGAGGCGACGCCGGTGGTCGATCGCCTGGCCGCGGCGGTCGAGCAGATGGGAACGCATCGGCTGCTGTCGTCGCGGCGCACGGAAGATGCCGGCGCCGCGATCCACTCCGACACCGTTGCCGCGCTCCTGATCGCGGCCGGCCGCTCGTCGGCAGCCGAGGTATCGGTGCTCGAGGATCTGCTGCGGCAGGCTCGTGAGCGCGTGGTCCCGGTGGTTCTCATCGGCCGCGGTCCCGAGTCGGTCGCGCTATCCGGCGAAGCGCGGCCGTACGTCGACCTGTCGCTGTCGGTGCCCGAAGCCGCGATCTCGCTCGCACGCGCGCTCGAGCAGGCTCGCGATGTTCTGGAGAGCGCACGGCCCTTGTCGCGCCGGCCGGCGCCGGTGTCGGACAATGATCCTCAGGTCGCTGCGGACGCGGACAGCGGCGCACGCACCGGCAACGGCAATGGCGGCAACTGGTCCGCAGCGCGCGAGGCCGGTCTTCAGTCGCTGGTGAATCGCTATCTGCAGGAGGTGGGCGAGGAGGTCGAGCAGGTGCCGCAGCTCGCGTCCACCGGCCGCATGCAGGACGTTCGACGCATCGGCCATCAGCTCAAGGGCACCGGCGGCGGTTACGGCTTCGCCAGGCTCTCCGCGCTCGGCGCCGAGCTCGAGCGCGCAGCCGAGCGCGAGGACGGTGACACCGTCTGTGCGGTCGCGCGCTCGGTCAGCGAGTACCTTGCCGAGGTCGAGAAGGGCGCCTAG
- a CDS encoding ATP-binding protein, which translates to MISPSSSMQSVSSMPTFAMETADAGYAWEGVRPSDHYVQFYEQEPFLDRSLASYVAVGLGEGATCIVVATAHRARALQDLLRRQGIDPDAAAAAGELVILDASQTLESLQVRGRIDATRFTDIVGALLERAGERVRVFGEMVALLWSAGRREEALRLEGLWSELQQTHSFTLFCAYGFDALGRADATGDIAGICSRHSHVLPSESLARLGNQDERMRAVVEWQHKATLLEKEVRERREVEHALRAVQRDLQQQVEDMRRLHEISLSLSGRDDLTTVLQGVLRAALDVHGTDMGLISLCAATTTADAGCAAVSAAGATGDGLLVRAHAGFEEDFLRRIAWVPCRGGACGTSYAERRRVVVEDVDMDAIFDGYRDAARMAGFRACHCTPLINRAGQILGVLTVHFRSPRRVTQREMRLMDLYARMTADAIENARLHEQDRRELEDRTQLLLREQRAREEAERASRLKDEFLATVSHELRTPLTAIIGWAHMLRHDGLDEATSARAIETIERAATTQAQLVEDILDVSRIITGKLRLNIQPVDMSAVVEAAVASVQLAAESKGLSVTVAVERTQQRVLGDANRLQQVIWNLLSNAIKFTPAGGTIDLRMERAGSHVCVRVSDSGEGFDADFAPFLFDRFRQADGSSARRHGGLGLGLAIVRHMVELHGGAVVAESLGRGRGATFTVRLPLAPAPEAGVQRRAASRAPAPPVSDTVTALEGMRLLVIDNDRDTLNVLYAMLKENGATVRTASSAAEAFEVLQWFNPAVLIADLAMPGEDGFSFIARLRAREARAGKQIPAVALTAYARVEDRRRALSAGFNMFVPKPVEPGELVAVVASLAGSARSGS; encoded by the coding sequence GTGATTTCGCCATCGAGCAGCATGCAGTCCGTCTCGAGCATGCCCACGTTCGCGATGGAGACCGCCGACGCGGGCTACGCCTGGGAGGGGGTCCGGCCGTCGGATCATTACGTCCAGTTCTACGAGCAGGAGCCGTTTCTCGACCGCTCGCTGGCAAGCTACGTGGCTGTCGGTCTGGGCGAGGGAGCCACCTGCATCGTCGTTGCCACAGCGCACCGCGCTCGGGCACTTCAGGACCTGCTGCGCCGGCAGGGCATCGATCCGGATGCGGCCGCGGCCGCCGGCGAGCTCGTCATCCTCGATGCCTCGCAGACGCTGGAGTCGCTGCAGGTGCGCGGAAGAATCGACGCGACGCGTTTCACCGACATCGTCGGCGCGCTGCTGGAACGCGCCGGCGAGCGGGTGCGAGTGTTTGGAGAAATGGTCGCGCTCCTCTGGAGCGCGGGCCGCCGCGAAGAGGCGTTGCGGCTGGAGGGGCTCTGGTCCGAGCTGCAGCAGACGCATTCGTTCACGCTCTTCTGTGCCTACGGGTTCGATGCGCTCGGCCGCGCCGACGCCACCGGCGACATCGCCGGCATCTGCTCGCGGCACTCGCACGTGCTGCCCTCCGAGAGCCTGGCGCGGCTCGGCAACCAGGACGAGCGCATGCGCGCCGTGGTCGAATGGCAGCACAAGGCGACGCTCCTGGAAAAGGAGGTTCGCGAACGCCGTGAGGTCGAGCACGCCCTGCGCGCGGTCCAGCGTGACCTTCAGCAGCAGGTCGAAGACATGCGCCGGCTGCACGAAATCAGCCTGAGCCTGAGCGGCCGCGACGATCTGACGACCGTCCTGCAGGGCGTGCTGCGCGCGGCGCTCGACGTGCACGGCACCGACATGGGGCTGATCTCGCTGTGCGCCGCCACGACGACGGCGGACGCGGGGTGTGCGGCCGTCTCGGCTGCGGGCGCGACGGGCGACGGCCTGCTGGTGCGGGCGCATGCCGGCTTCGAGGAGGACTTCCTGCGCCGTATCGCATGGGTGCCTTGCCGCGGCGGCGCCTGCGGCACCAGCTACGCCGAACGGCGCCGGGTCGTGGTCGAAGACGTGGACATGGATGCCATCTTCGACGGCTACCGCGATGCTGCGCGGATGGCGGGCTTTCGAGCGTGCCACTGCACGCCCCTGATCAATCGCGCCGGCCAGATCCTCGGCGTTCTGACCGTTCATTTCCGCAGTCCGCGGCGCGTCACCCAGCGCGAGATGCGGCTGATGGACCTCTACGCCCGCATGACGGCCGACGCCATCGAGAACGCCCGGCTGCACGAGCAGGACCGGCGCGAGCTCGAGGATCGCACGCAGCTCCTGCTGCGCGAGCAGCGTGCGCGCGAGGAGGCCGAGCGCGCCAGCCGCCTCAAGGACGAGTTCCTCGCAACCGTCAGTCACGAGCTGCGCACGCCGCTGACCGCGATCATCGGCTGGGCGCACATGCTCAGGCACGACGGTCTCGATGAAGCCACCAGCGCGCGAGCGATCGAGACCATCGAGCGGGCTGCCACCACGCAGGCACAGCTCGTCGAAGACATCCTCGACGTTTCCCGTATCATCACGGGCAAGCTGCGGCTGAACATCCAGCCGGTCGACATGAGTGCGGTGGTCGAGGCGGCCGTCGCCTCGGTTCAGCTTGCGGCCGAGTCCAAGGGCCTCTCCGTCACCGTCGCCGTGGAGAGGACGCAGCAGCGCGTGCTCGGGGATGCCAACCGGCTGCAGCAGGTGATCTGGAACCTGCTGTCGAACGCGATCAAGTTCACACCTGCCGGCGGGACGATCGATCTGCGAATGGAGCGTGCCGGGTCGCACGTCTGCGTGCGCGTCAGCGACAGCGGCGAGGGCTTCGATGCCGACTTCGCGCCGTTCCTGTTCGATCGTTTCCGGCAGGCCGACGGCAGCAGCGCACGCCGCCACGGCGGGCTCGGGCTGGGCCTGGCCATCGTCCGCCACATGGTGGAACTGCACGGCGGGGCGGTGGTCGCCGAAAGCCTGGGTCGTGGCCGCGGCGCCACTTTCACCGTCCGCCTTCCCCTGGCTCCGGCTCCCGAAGCGGGCGTGCAGAGGCGTGCGGCATCACGCGCGCCCGCGCCTCCGGTCAGCGATACGGTCACGGCGCTCGAGGGCATGCGCCTGCTGGTGATCGACAACGACCGCGACACGCTCAACGTCCTGTATGCGATGCTCAAGGAGAACGGGGCGACGGTGCGGACGGCATCTTCGGCGGCCGAAGCCTTCGAGGTGCTGCAGTGGTTCAACCCGGCGGTGCTGATCGCGGACCTGGCCATGCCCGGCGAGGATGGCTTCAGCTTCATCGCGCGGCTGCGCGCGCGCGAGGCGAGGGCAGGCAAGCAGATCCCGGCGGTGGCGCTGACCGCTTATGCGCGCGTCGAGGACCGGCGCCGGGCGCTGTCGGCCGGGTTCAACATGTTCGTGCCGAAGCCCGTGGAGCCGGGCGAGCTGGTGGCGGTGGTCGCCAGCCTGGCGGGCTCCGCTCGATCCGGGAGCTGA
- a CDS encoding sigma-54 dependent transcriptional regulator has translation MKPVVLVVEDDLKFARLVQHMLFGEGFEVTFADRGAAALEWLRGNRASAVVLDLGLPDMSGKEALRRIRAEHPSLPVIIATADEGVQSVVECMSAGAIDYVPKAIDPQRLITAVRNACERGVLESRLASVSQEFRRRHGFGTMIGESPALVAAKRLLAKAASSEVTVLLEGESGTGKEVAARAIHAESARCAGPFVTVNCGAIPESLIESELFGHERGAFTGAVAERVGVFERADRGTLFLDEVGELRVDLQVRLLRALQERTIQRVGGTREIHVDVRVIAATNRDLRADAQAGRFREDLYYRLAVFPCRLPPLREREGDVRVLVAAFVERFAARHNRPITKVSDEAMRVLEAYSWPGNVRQLANVVERAVILEESDTLCLGALDDELLEGVEPATWLSPPPQQAGAAAGATAEHDGSNGAGVIEPLEQVEKRLICRALEVTQWNVQVAAKRLGIGRATLYRRMDRLGLTRESRGR, from the coding sequence GTGAAGCCCGTCGTGCTCGTGGTGGAGGACGATCTAAAATTCGCCCGCCTGGTCCAGCACATGCTGTTCGGCGAAGGGTTCGAAGTGACCTTCGCCGATCGCGGCGCCGCAGCCCTGGAGTGGCTGCGCGGCAACCGTGCCTCGGCGGTCGTCCTCGACCTCGGCCTGCCCGACATGTCGGGCAAAGAGGCGTTGCGGCGCATCCGCGCCGAGCACCCATCGCTGCCGGTCATCATCGCCACTGCCGACGAAGGCGTTCAGAGCGTCGTCGAGTGCATGAGCGCCGGCGCGATCGACTATGTCCCCAAGGCGATCGATCCCCAGCGCCTGATCACGGCAGTCCGGAATGCGTGCGAGCGCGGCGTTCTGGAGAGCCGACTTGCGTCGGTTTCCCAGGAGTTCCGCCGCCGTCACGGTTTCGGGACGATGATCGGCGAGTCGCCGGCGCTGGTTGCCGCCAAGCGTCTCCTGGCCAAGGCGGCCAGCAGCGAGGTGACGGTTCTACTGGAAGGCGAGAGCGGCACCGGCAAGGAGGTTGCGGCGCGCGCAATCCATGCCGAGAGCGCCCGATGCGCCGGCCCATTCGTGACGGTGAACTGCGGCGCCATTCCGGAGAGCCTGATCGAGAGCGAGCTGTTCGGACACGAGCGCGGCGCGTTCACTGGCGCAGTGGCCGAGCGCGTGGGCGTGTTCGAGCGCGCCGATCGCGGCACGCTCTTCCTCGACGAGGTCGGCGAGCTGCGAGTGGACCTGCAGGTGCGCCTGCTGCGCGCCCTCCAGGAGCGCACGATCCAGCGAGTCGGGGGGACGCGCGAGATCCATGTCGACGTGCGCGTCATCGCCGCCACCAATCGCGACCTGCGTGCCGACGCGCAGGCGGGCCGATTCCGCGAGGACCTCTACTACCGCCTGGCGGTGTTTCCGTGCCGGCTGCCTCCGCTGCGCGAGCGCGAGGGTGACGTGCGGGTGCTCGTGGCCGCATTCGTCGAGCGCTTCGCGGCGCGCCACAACCGTCCGATCACCAAGGTCTCCGATGAGGCCATGCGCGTTCTCGAGGCGTACTCATGGCCGGGCAACGTCCGCCAGCTCGCCAACGTGGTCGAGCGCGCGGTCATCCTCGAAGAATCGGACACGCTGTGCCTGGGTGCGCTCGACGACGAGCTGCTCGAAGGCGTCGAGCCGGCGACCTGGCTGTCTCCTCCGCCGCAGCAGGCGGGCGCCGCAGCGGGCGCGACGGCGGAGCACGACGGCAGCAACGGCGCCGGCGTGATCGAACCGCTCGAGCAGGTCGAAAAGCGACTGATCTGCCGCGCCCTCGAAGTGACGCAGTGGAACGTGCAGGTGGCGGCCAAGAGGCTGGGGATCGGCCGCGCCACATTGTATCGCCGGATGGATCGCCTGGGGCTGACGCGAGAGTCGCGAGGACGATGA
- a CDS encoding LemA family protein, producing MMNRRRLLALAAATLASMLTLPGCGYNTLVKQNEAVDAAWSEVQNQLQRRNDLIPNLVNTVKGFAQQEKDVLIKVTEARSRVAGAGTPQEAMQASNELSGALSRLLVVVEQYPQLKSDQNFLRLQDELAGTENRLSVARMRYNEQVQGYNAQVKSFPTNLMAKMFGFDARPYFEAPESARAVPEVKF from the coding sequence ATGATGAACCGACGAAGACTGCTCGCGCTGGCGGCGGCAACCCTGGCCTCGATGCTCACCCTGCCCGGCTGCGGCTACAACACGCTCGTCAAGCAGAACGAGGCCGTCGACGCCGCCTGGAGCGAGGTGCAGAACCAGCTCCAGCGCCGCAACGATCTGATCCCGAACCTGGTCAACACCGTCAAGGGCTTTGCGCAGCAGGAGAAGGACGTGCTGATCAAGGTCACCGAGGCGCGCAGCCGCGTGGCCGGGGCCGGCACGCCCCAGGAAGCGATGCAGGCATCGAACGAGCTCAGCGGCGCGCTCTCGCGCCTGCTGGTGGTGGTCGAGCAATATCCGCAGCTCAAGAGCGACCAGAACTTCCTGCGCCTGCAGGATGAGCTGGCCGGCACCGAGAACCGCCTGTCGGTGGCGCGCATGCGCTACAACGAGCAGGTGCAGGGCTACAACGCGCAGGTGAAGAGCTTCCCAACCAACCTCATGGCCAAGATGTTCGGCTTCGACGCACGTCCGTATTTCGAGGCGCCCGAGTCGGCGCGCGCGGTGCCGGAAGTGAAGTTCTGA